Part of the Terrisporobacter glycolicus ATCC 14880 = DSM 1288 genome is shown below.
TTTTCCTATATCTAAAAGCTTAGGTATGTCTTCCTTTTTAATTACATGGCCTTTTTTAAATAATCTTCCTTTAAATTCTCCAGGTACTATTTTTGTAACATCATGAGATAAAATACAACCTATGGCATCTTCTATTTTTATTTGTTTCATGCTCTGATCTCCTAAATTATGTCTATTTTTCGTATATTTAATTAGATTTCACTAATATTTTTTAATATTTTTATACATTTATCATTATAACACATATATTAAGTTCAAATAAACATTTATTGTACGTATTTTGTAACAAATATATTTTAATAAAATATATTAATTTAAAAACAAATTTAACTTTAAATGAAAAAAGATATATTGTAAACAATATACCTTTTTGATAACTTATTCATTTCACACCGCTTCACTATATTCATATTCTAAACTTTCTTTACTCTTTTTAAGTACATTTTTAGAAATCGCAAGTACAATAAGCTCAGATACAAGAGTTGCGATCCATATACCAAATCCACCAAATATAAGAATCATTACTATTAAAGTGATTGTTATTACAACAACTCCCCTACCTAAAGATACTATTCCTGCTTGAACTGGCATATCTACAGCAACACAGAATCCTGAAGTTATTACATTATATCCCATTATTAAAAATGCTGGAGAAAATAATCTTAAAACATTTACTGTATAATTAAATAGTCCTTCATCCACATTATTAAGGAATAATGATACTAATTGATTTGCAAATACAAATACTATTAAAAATGATACTGCTGATGAAATCTTTATTGTTTTTAATCCCATTTTTAATATTGAAAGTACAGAGTCTTTATCTTTTTTTCCATAATAGTAACTACAAATAGGTTGTATTCCTTGTGCTATTCCCATCATAGTTGTTAGTACCAATGTGTTTATATAACAAACTACACTATAACTTACTAATGCATTTTCACCAATTACTCTTAATATACTTTGATTAAAAATTAAAATTACAACTGCCACACTTAATTCTGTTGTAGAATCTGGAATCCCTATAAACAGTACTTTTTTAACAACAGTAAAATCAAAATGGAATTTTGTAAATTTAAGCTTACCTCTTTTTCTTAAAAAATGTATAAAGAAAAATGAGAATGAAAATACTCTTGCTATTCCCGTTGCATATGCAGCTCCTTTAACTCCATAACCTAGTTTTATTACAAATATATAATCAAGTACTATATTAGTTATTGCAGATATTATTACACCTATTGTTGCAAGGTGAGGATAACCATCACTTTTTATTAGTACTTCTAAGTAGTAGGAAGCTAAATAGAATAAAACAAATAGCATTATAGTTCCCACGTATTCTTTAACATAAACCATTGTTGAGTTAGTTGCTCCTAAAAATATTGCTATTTTATCTAAATTTAATAAACTGACTAACATTATAATTGCTGCTAAAATTGCCATTACAACTAAATTCAACGTAAAATACTCATTTGCTTTTTTATTTTCTGAACTTCCCAATTTAATAGCAACCACAGTACTTGCCCCTGTTGCGAATAAAATAGATATTGCAAATAACATATTAATGTATGGTGTAGATATATTTACTGCTGCCAGAGCATCACTACCTACTCCTTTACTTACAAATATCCCGTCTACCATTGAATATAATGAAAATACCCACATTGCTGCTACTGAAGGTATTACATACTTTTTAAATTGTGACTTTAAACTTATTGAACTTTCCATATTATTCATCTCCTTCCACTATAAAACTATAAACTGTGGTATAATACACATGTCAATAAATATTTTTTAATTTTTTTGAGGTGATTTTTTGAAAAGAAAATATTATAAAACTGGTGAACTTTCAAAGATATATAAATTAGGCAGAGATTCAATAAAATACTACGAAAAATTAGGTCTTTTGAATCCTACTAGAGATACCAATTCCTATAGAATGTACACAATTAAAGATATATGCAATTTAAATCTTATTCGTGAGCTTAGAACTCTAGATTTTTCTATGCAAAGAATCAAAGAATATATTGAAAATAGAAATATTGAAACTACTAGAAAAATGCTTTCTGAAGAAATTGAATTAATAGAAAAAAAGGTCGAAGTTTTAAATTCTCACAAAGACTCTTTAAGCAAAAGATTGTCATCTATAGATAAATGTATTGAACATACTACTTTTAATAGAATAGAACTTTTATACATGACTAAAAGAAAAGCACTTACAGTGGATTCCAACGAATCTTTTGCAGAAAATAATGATTATTTAATTCAAAAATTAAGTGATAAATTTGAAGATAAGTTTTATGTATTAGGAAATAGCAACTTTGGAGCTGTTTTTGATTCTAAAAGTATTTCCAGCGGAATTTATAATTATTACAAGCATACATTTTGTTTATTAGACGATGATTCTTCTGATTATAACTTTGTTTTAGATGAAGGATACTATGTTACATATACTTACAAAGGTGACTATAATCAGTATGAACAAGTTTTTGAAATGCTTTACAAATTTATCGAGATCAACAAATATACTATTTTAGGTGACCCTATAGAGATTTACAAAATAGATGTTTACGAGACTTCTCTAGAAGATGAGTACGTTACACAAGTTCAGATTCCAGTTAAACTTTTAAGCGACCTTTCTTTATAATAAAAAAAGATTTCTTGGCATGCCAAGAAATCTTTTTTATAATTCTATTATTAAGCTTTCACAATTTTACCATCTTTAATTACTAATGACACATTATCCAAATCATCTATTAATTCATCTGGCTTGCCATCAAATACAACTAAATCGGCCTTTTTGCCCACTTGAACTGTACCTACTAAGTCATCTATTAATAATATTTCTGCATTATTTTTAGTTGCTTGAATTAAACAATCTAATGGTTTAATTCCAATATATTTAAATCTAGCTTTAAACTCATATAACCCATCGCCATGTCCTCCTGCATATACACCTGCATCAGTTCCAAATCCCATCTTTATACCTGCTTTATATGATTTTTTATATCCTTCACACATTACATCATGTAATTTTTTACTTTTCTCAACATAATGCTTTGGATGTTGGTCCGCATGCTCAAGGAAATGAGTTAATGGAGCCATTGTTGGAATCATAAATGTTTTATCACTATTTTTATACATTTCTATACATTCGTCATCCATTATACTTGAATGTTCTACAGTTCTTACACCAAGTTTAATAGCAGACTTTATTCCTTCTGCTCCGTGTGCATGACCTGCTACTGGTAAATTAACTCTATCTGCTGTTTCAACAATTGCCTGAAGTTCTTCATCAGTAATAATTGATGCACCCGGCTCTCCCCCAGGATTCATTATAGCTCCGGTTCCCATATACTTAATAAAATCTGCACCATTTTGCCAATGTTGCCTCACTGCTTTCACACATTCTGCTGGGCTATCACATTCATGATACATATCTCCAAAGAAGTTATTTCCAGCTTCTGTTGGTGATACAATTTTTCCACTAGCTAATATATCTGGCCCCACACAGTATCCCTCTTTTATTGCTTTAGCTAATGATATGACTATATTGTTACGATCTCCCACATCTCTTAATGTAGTGTAACCCTTATGTAAATTATCTTGAGCTAGTTTTAATGCTCTAATAACACGAAAAGTATCTGGCTGAACGTTTTCCTCAAAAGTATTCATTCCACATAAATCTACATGAACATGGGCATCTATAAGACCTGGTGTAATTGTTTTTCCTTCAATATCAATTACATGTGCTTGAGAATAATTTGCTGAATTAGCTAGTAATATTTCAGCTATTTTTTCTTCTTCAATAATTATATCTGCATATTGTCCTTCAAACCCTGGTGTTAACTCTGGTATAATACGTGCATTTTTTAATACTATCATGTTATTTCCCCCTATTATTACTTTTTTCTTCAATTATATCTATAATTTCACCTTTTGTAAACACGTTTATTTTTTAATCTTATTTATATTTAATTTATTGTTTATTTTGTCATTTCGTTTATTTTATAGATACTTATATTTTTTTATGATATTATAAAGTTAAGAAGTTTTTGGGAGGAAGTTTAATGTCAAATAACAATAAAACTATTCAAAAAAATAGGATGATGACTTATTTTATAAACGCTGCAGATGAAATATTATCATCTGATAAAAATGAACCTTTAACTGCAAGGAAGGTAGCTGATAGTGCAGGTTATAACGTTGCTACCCTTTACAATTATTTTAATAACCTTAATCACCTTATTCTTTATACATCTGTAAAATATCTACATGCATATGCTAATGATTTATCTTTATTACATAAACACAACCTTAGTCCAGTAGATTTCTATTTAAAGTCTTGGGAGTTGTTTTGTAAACATTCTTTTAAATATCCTGATAAATTCCACTCCATTTTTTTTGGTGAGTTTAATCATGAAATAGTAGAAGAGACAATAAAAACTTGCTCAGAGATTTTTTCTAACTCAGATAATAATACAGTTAAACTTATGCCTTTATTAAAATTAAGTAACATATATGAAAGAGATAATTTAATTTTAAGTAATATAGTTAGTAAAAATCCTAATTTAGACAATAATGATATTGCTAATATAAGTGAAATGATAATATTAATATATCAAAGCATGCTTTACAACTTTATGGTTAAAAGATCAAATGACTCTTTCGAAGAAGGAATCCATAAAATGATGTGCTATATTAGACAAGTTTTACATTCTTATGAATTAATATAAACGCTTTAAAAAGGAGCACAGTACAATAATTATTTATTATACTGTGCTCCTTCTTACATAATGTAGTATGAACATCAATTAAATGTTTTTTTATAATAATCATTTTTTCTCCTCTATTCCTCCAACTCTAACCATTACATATATGGCTGGTATAAATAAAACAGATATAATTGATAAAACAATTTTTACACTTATTAAGTTAGCAAACAACATAAAAACCAAAGCAACAATTAGCAAAACAACTAAAATTGTATATGCTTCTACTACTATATTTATAAATGTTGAGATATTTTCTTTGTCAGATTCTATTCTAAAAGATGGACTTTTTTCTGGTGCTATTTTTGAAATTTTTAATATTGGTAAAATTACAAATATAATTATTAACATTGTAATTAATAAGGAAACTATAATAGTATTTTTTTTAAGTGAGTTTGAATCATTAAAAATTGATATAAAATTCAAAAATATACTTATAATTAATATACTCATATTTATATATACAAATGATGAAATTCTATTAATTTTTTTCATACAATACCTACCTTTATATTATTTCAATAAAATTTTTCTATATTTACATTATATATAAATGTTTTACCTAATTCATTACAAATAAAATATCTAGTTTAAAAAGGGCATATCACTGCTTGACATACCCTTATCATTTAGCTATTTATCTCTCCTGTGAGTTAGGCTTCCTCTATTCTTAACAAAAAGTATTTCAGCCATTATTCCAAAAGCTATCTCTTCCACATCATTGGATGAAATATTTATACCAACAGGAGCATAAACATTATCTAGTTTTTCTTCATTTACATTTTCTTCAATTAAAGTCTCTTTAACCTTAATCCATTTTTTTCTACTACCTATCATACCTATATAGTTGGCATTTCTATTTATTACACTTCTTAAACTTATAAGATCACCTTCATAGCCTCTGGTAGCTATAATAACATAAGTATTATCGTTAATTTCCATATCTCCAACTATTTTAGCTATATCTCCAGCATAAACCTCATCTGCATTTTCAAATCTATCATTATTTGCAAACTCTTCTCTATCATCTACTACAACAGTGTAAAAGTCTAAATTTTTAGCTATTTTAAATAGTGCCAAACCTATATGTCCACCGCCTATTATTAAAAGTTTAGGCTTTGGTTTAAATACTTTTATATATCCATAAGCAGTTCCACCACATTGCATACCTAAATTTCCAGAATTATTTAAAGTATATTCAAAGTTACAATCTCCCTCGGTTTTCAAACATTCCATACATTTATTTATAACTTTATGCTCTATCATTCCACCACCAACAGTGCCCATAACATTACCACCTTCAAATACTGCTATGGTTGCTCCCATTTTACCAGGAGTAGATCCTATTGTTTTTGTTATTGTGGCAAAAGCCACTTTGTATCCTTTTTTCACTTCATTGTATATTTGTTTTAATAAAATTTCGTCCATTTATCTACCCTCATGTCTTTGTTTCATATATAATATAGCTTCTAACACTCCACCAGCTATTGTTCTAGCTTTATCAGAAATGGTATAAGAATTTTTGACTTCTTCTATACGTGGATCAATATCAGCTATTTTTAATCTTTCTTTTATCTTACTTTTGTCTCTAATTATTCCTCTCAAAACTCCATCTATTGTAGCTTTTACTTCAGTTATAGTTTCGTTTTCAGCATTAATTATTTTAGCTATAACTTCTCCTTTTTTTACTATAGCACCAATTTCTTTAATATTTGATATTATCCCTGATGATGGTGAATATATTACTCTATCTTTGCTTACTCCTTTTACATACCCAGGTATACCTGTGTTGGCAATGGCATATCCTTTTTCTATTATTCTTCCTAAGTCATGACCTCTCAGAGTTTCTATTACTATGTCCACATCTTCTCCTGCACAAAACCCCGGTCCTAATGCTATGGTTATTGGCGCCATATCCTTTTTTGTCCCTAAATTTTTTTTTGCTAATATGGCATCTACTAATACCAATGGTCTCAATTTTTCAATATATTCACCAGATGGATCTATAATCACAGGAATGTTATTTCTATCTAAGATATTATATACTTCCTCTAAATTATTTGCTTTTTCACATATAACATTTTCCACAACAATTTTATTTTCGTATACGGCTTCACTAAAACAAACTGACCGTCTTATGGCAGATGGGTTTTCTATTTCTAGAATTACTATTTTAAATCCACATCTATGAAGCTTGTGTATTGTTCCCGTGGCTATGTCTCCACCACCCCTAATTACTATTAAGTCCTTTTTCATTTTCTGACCTTCTTCTTAAAAGATTATTAAAATCATCTATATTATCTATATCAAATAGAGTATTTTCACTAACATTAACATATTTTATTTTGTGTGAAGATTTTATGATACTTTTACCACCTTTATCTCCTTTTAAATTTAACAACTGTTCTTTATATGCAC
Proteins encoded:
- a CDS encoding MATE family efflux transporter, which produces MESSISLKSQFKKYVIPSVAAMWVFSLYSMVDGIFVSKGVGSDALAAVNISTPYINMLFAISILFATGASTVVAIKLGSSENKKANEYFTLNLVVMAILAAIIMLVSLLNLDKIAIFLGATNSTMVYVKEYVGTIMLFVLFYLASYYLEVLIKSDGYPHLATIGVIISAITNIVLDYIFVIKLGYGVKGAAYATGIARVFSFSFFFIHFLRKRGKLKFTKFHFDFTVVKKVLFIGIPDSTTELSVAVVILIFNQSILRVIGENALVSYSVVCYINTLVLTTMMGIAQGIQPICSYYYGKKDKDSVLSILKMGLKTIKISSAVSFLIVFVFANQLVSLFLNNVDEGLFNYTVNVLRLFSPAFLIMGYNVITSGFCVAVDMPVQAGIVSLGRGVVVITITLIVMILIFGGFGIWIATLVSELIVLAISKNVLKKSKESLEYEYSEAV
- a CDS encoding MerR family transcriptional regulator; translated protein: MKRKYYKTGELSKIYKLGRDSIKYYEKLGLLNPTRDTNSYRMYTIKDICNLNLIRELRTLDFSMQRIKEYIENRNIETTRKMLSEEIELIEKKVEVLNSHKDSLSKRLSSIDKCIEHTTFNRIELLYMTKRKALTVDSNESFAENNDYLIQKLSDKFEDKFYVLGNSNFGAVFDSKSISSGIYNYYKHTFCLLDDDSSDYNFVLDEGYYVTYTYKGDYNQYEQVFEMLYKFIEINKYTILGDPIEIYKIDVYETSLEDEYVTQVQIPVKLLSDLSL
- a CDS encoding metal-dependent hydrolase family protein; translated protein: MIVLKNARIIPELTPGFEGQYADIIIEEEKIAEILLANSANYSQAHVIDIEGKTITPGLIDAHVHVDLCGMNTFEENVQPDTFRVIRALKLAQDNLHKGYTTLRDVGDRNNIVISLAKAIKEGYCVGPDILASGKIVSPTEAGNNFFGDMYHECDSPAECVKAVRQHWQNGADFIKYMGTGAIMNPGGEPGASIITDEELQAIVETADRVNLPVAGHAHGAEGIKSAIKLGVRTVEHSSIMDDECIEMYKNSDKTFMIPTMAPLTHFLEHADQHPKHYVEKSKKLHDVMCEGYKKSYKAGIKMGFGTDAGVYAGGHGDGLYEFKARFKYIGIKPLDCLIQATKNNAEILLIDDLVGTVQVGKKADLVVFDGKPDELIDDLDNVSLVIKDGKIVKA
- a CDS encoding TetR/AcrR family transcriptional regulator, whose translation is MSNNNKTIQKNRMMTYFINAADEILSSDKNEPLTARKVADSAGYNVATLYNYFNNLNHLILYTSVKYLHAYANDLSLLHKHNLSPVDFYLKSWELFCKHSFKYPDKFHSIFFGEFNHEIVEETIKTCSEIFSNSDNNTVKLMPLLKLSNIYERDNLILSNIVSKNPNLDNNDIANISEMIILIYQSMLYNFMVKRSNDSFEEGIHKMMCYIRQVLHSYELI
- a CDS encoding XdhC family protein, whose amino-acid sequence is MDEILLKQIYNEVKKGYKVAFATITKTIGSTPGKMGATIAVFEGGNVMGTVGGGMIEHKVINKCMECLKTEGDCNFEYTLNNSGNLGMQCGGTAYGYIKVFKPKPKLLIIGGGHIGLALFKIAKNLDFYTVVVDDREEFANNDRFENADEVYAGDIAKIVGDMEINDNTYVIIATRGYEGDLISLRSVINRNANYIGMIGSRKKWIKVKETLIEENVNEEKLDNVYAPVGINISSNDVEEIAFGIMAEILFVKNRGSLTHRRDK
- the yqeB gene encoding selenium-dependent molybdenum cofactor biosynthesis protein YqeB is translated as MKKDLIVIRGGGDIATGTIHKLHRCGFKIVILEIENPSAIRRSVCFSEAVYENKIVVENVICEKANNLEEVYNILDRNNIPVIIDPSGEYIEKLRPLVLVDAILAKKNLGTKKDMAPITIALGPGFCAGEDVDIVIETLRGHDLGRIIEKGYAIANTGIPGYVKGVSKDRVIYSPSSGIISNIKEIGAIVKKGEVIAKIINAENETITEVKATIDGVLRGIIRDKSKIKERLKIADIDPRIEEVKNSYTISDKARTIAGGVLEAILYMKQRHEGR